Genomic segment of Mesotoga infera:
AGAGCTTGAAGTTTTGAAGCAGCTTCGAGGCCCTTTCTGCTCGCGTCTTCGGAGGAACTAGAAACACGTCGGAAATCATGTTGAGATATTGAACTCCCGTGATTTTCTCCATAACCAGCGGTTCGTCAGCAACGTAACCCATCTTCATCTTCGCTTCTACTGGCGAAGTTAGTACATCGATATTGTCGATGTGTATGCTTCCCGATGTCGGCTGAAGCAGACCGACTATCATCTTGATAGTAGTTGTCTTGCCGGCTCCGTTCGGTCCGAGAAAGCCAAATATCTCGCCTTCTTTAACGGTAAGGCTCACATCATCTACTGCCTTCACACTTCCACTATAAATCTTCGTAAGGTTTCTAATTTCGATCACGATCCTAACCTCCTGCGCTCAACGAGAATTTCTGTTTTCGCTCCTGACAAGAATCTGAAAAAACTCCTCCAGATCAGGAATCGAAATGGTTGCTTCATCTGTTTTGTAAAATCTCTCAGTTGCCTCTGAGTTTTCGACTATTATCGAAAGTCTGTTAAGTTCCTTTGCTGCCGCCAGACAGTCCGTACAACTGTCGAGTTCCTTTTCGTCAAAGGGCATCTTGACGATTCTGTACTTTTCCTTGATTCCGTCGAGGTCACCGGAGTACTTAACCTTCCCGTTTATCATAATATAGAATTCGTCTGCGATTTTTTCGACTTCGGGGATTATATGGGACGTATACAGTACAGTCTTTCCGGCAATCACCTTTTCTCTTATGAATTCGAGAGTGTCGTCTCGCATGATTGGATCGAGGCCCCATGTCGGTTCGTCCAATATGTAGAAATCTGCGTCAGCTGAAAGAGCTAATGAGATGTA
This window contains:
- a CDS encoding ABC transporter ATP-binding protein, encoding MERNELTLDIQNLEKTYKGNVEAVRGIDVKLEKQRIYALLGPNGAGKTTVLKSILRLINYSGSILVLGRPVDEVREMISFVPEEKNLYENLDIEKTLKLIRRISSRFDENQARKYIAHYKLPCTKKIRTFSNGMKTAIYISLALSADADFYILDEPTWGLDPIMRDDTLEFIREKVIAGKTVLYTSHIIPEVEKIADEFYIMINGKVKYSGDLDGIKEKYRIVKMPFDEKELDSCTDCLAAAKELNRLSIIVENSEATERFYKTDEATISIPDLEEFFQILVRSENRNSR